In the Kribbella sp. NBC_00482 genome, one interval contains:
- the fabI gene encoding enoyl-ACP reductase FabI produces the protein MGILDGKRILVAGVTLDSSIGFATAKVAQEQGATVLISNFGRALSITKRIAKRLPTEPPVLELDVTNAEHLAALPDAVREHVDGLDGVVHSIAYGNPETILGGKFLDGPWDDVAQAVHVSAYSLKSLAVTCAPLMSRGSSVVGMTFDATVAWPGYDWMGVAKAALESTNRYLARDLGAQGIRCNLVSAGPLKTLAAKAIPGFEKFEEPWLDKAPLGWDPSDLEPTGRTIVALLSDFFPATTGEIVHVDGGYHAMGA, from the coding sequence GTGGGCATCCTCGACGGCAAGCGGATCCTGGTCGCCGGAGTCACCCTCGACTCGTCGATCGGATTCGCCACGGCCAAGGTGGCGCAGGAACAAGGCGCCACCGTGCTGATCTCGAACTTCGGCCGCGCGCTCAGCATCACCAAGCGGATCGCGAAACGGCTGCCGACCGAGCCTCCGGTGCTGGAGCTCGACGTCACGAACGCGGAGCACCTGGCCGCGCTGCCGGACGCCGTCCGTGAGCACGTCGACGGGCTGGACGGGGTCGTGCACTCGATCGCGTACGGCAACCCGGAGACGATCCTCGGCGGCAAGTTCCTGGACGGTCCGTGGGACGACGTGGCGCAGGCCGTCCACGTGTCGGCGTACAGCCTGAAGTCGCTGGCGGTGACCTGCGCTCCGCTGATGAGCCGTGGTAGCAGTGTCGTCGGGATGACCTTCGACGCAACCGTGGCCTGGCCCGGGTACGACTGGATGGGGGTGGCCAAGGCCGCCCTCGAGTCCACCAACCGGTATCTGGCGCGCGACCTCGGCGCCCAGGGCATCCGCTGCAACCTGGTGTCGGCCGGTCCGCTGAAGACCCTCGCCGCGAAGGCGATCCCGGGCTTCGAGAAGTTCGAGGAGCCGTGGCTGGACAAGGCCCCGCTGGGCTGGGACCCGTCCGACCTGGAGCCGACCGGGCGCACCATCGTCGCCCTGCTCAGTGACTTCTTCCCCGCGACGACCGGCGAGATCGTGCACGTCGACGGCGGCTACCACGCGATGGGAGCGTAG
- a CDS encoding DUF3099 domain-containing protein: MSKRHERSDATVISVTSAQPGRSEDLDSRIVRYAWMMSIRIVCFVLAVITPSPWRWLFVVGAIALPYFAVVLANAQRSATTPAADPYVAPARPSIGERPTVVVPADPDTSQDPSQDTSQDRPADTEK; this comes from the coding sequence ATGTCGAAACGCCATGAGCGGAGCGACGCGACCGTCATCTCGGTGACGAGTGCGCAGCCCGGCCGGTCGGAGGACCTGGACAGCCGGATCGTGCGGTACGCGTGGATGATGTCGATCCGGATCGTCTGCTTCGTGCTCGCCGTCATCACCCCGTCGCCGTGGCGCTGGCTTTTCGTCGTCGGAGCGATCGCCTTGCCGTACTTCGCGGTGGTGCTGGCGAATGCCCAGCGATCGGCGACAACGCCCGCCGCGGACCCGTACGTGGCACCCGCGAGACCTTCGATCGGGGAGCGTCCGACGGTCGTCGTACCCGCTGATCCCGACACTTCTCAAGACCCTTCCCAGGACACTTCTCAGGACCGTCCGGCCGACACCGAAAAGTGA
- a CDS encoding dodecin gives MTDRTYRVTEIVGTSKEGLNQAITNGIARAGETLRHLDWFEVTDIRGHVADNQIDHYQVTMKVGFRLEDS, from the coding sequence ATGACCGACCGCACCTACCGCGTGACCGAGATCGTGGGCACTTCGAAGGAAGGCCTGAACCAGGCGATCACCAACGGGATCGCCCGCGCCGGGGAGACGCTGCGCCACCTCGACTGGTTCGAGGTGACCGACATCCGCGGCCATGTCGCCGACAACCAGATCGACCACTACCAGGTGACCATGAAGGTCGGCTTCCGCCTCGAAGACTCCTAA
- the fabG gene encoding 3-oxoacyl-[acyl-carrier-protein] reductase translates to MGRSVLVTGGSRGIGLAIATAFKEAGDQVAVTYNTSPPPEGFLGVKCDITDQAQVDAAFDTIAEQHGPVEVLVANAGITRDTLLLRMSDDDWDAVIETNLTGSFRVARRAAKGMLRLRKGRIVFISSVVGLLGSPGQVNYAASKSGLIGMARSIARELGSRGITANVVAPGFVETDMTAVLPEETQKQYLSQIPLGRFGLTEEIANAVRWLSSEEAGYITGAVIPVDGGIGMGN, encoded by the coding sequence GTGGGTAGGTCTGTGTTGGTGACCGGCGGTAGCCGGGGGATCGGGCTGGCGATCGCCACCGCGTTCAAGGAGGCGGGCGACCAGGTCGCTGTCACGTACAACACCAGCCCGCCGCCGGAGGGCTTCCTCGGCGTGAAGTGCGACATCACCGACCAGGCACAGGTCGACGCCGCCTTCGACACGATCGCCGAGCAGCACGGTCCGGTCGAGGTGCTGGTGGCGAACGCCGGCATCACCCGCGACACGCTGCTGCTGCGGATGTCCGACGACGACTGGGACGCGGTCATCGAGACCAATCTCACCGGATCGTTCCGGGTCGCCCGGCGCGCCGCGAAGGGCATGCTGCGGCTGCGCAAGGGCCGGATCGTGTTCATCTCTTCCGTGGTCGGCCTGCTCGGCTCGCCCGGCCAGGTGAACTACGCGGCCAGCAAGTCCGGCCTGATCGGCATGGCCCGCTCGATCGCCCGCGAGCTCGGCAGCCGCGGCATCACCGCGAACGTCGTCGCGCCCGGCTTCGTCGAGACCGACATGACCGCGGTCCTGCCGGAGGAGACCCAGAAGCAGTACCTGAGCCAGATCCCGCTCGGCCGTTTCGGCCTGACCGAGGAGATCGCGAACGCGGTCCGCTGGCTGTCGTCGGAGGAGGCCGGCTACATCACCGGCGCGGTGATCCCCGTCGACGGCGGCATCGGCATGGGCAACTGA
- the moaA gene encoding GTP 3',8-cyclase MoaA, which yields MIQDGTRTGLADRYGRTATDLRVSLTDRCNLRCTYCMPEEGLDWLAKPELLTDDEVVRLVSVAVTHLGVHEIRFTGGEPLLRRGLVGIVARTTELAPRPEVSLTTNGIGLARQAVALKEAGLDRVNVSLDTVDQETFKNLTRRDRLQDVVAGLEAAHDAGLTPVKVNAVLMRGVNDSDAPQLLEFCLERGYELRFIEQMPLDAQHGWDRTTMITADEILAQLTERFHLTPDDASKRGSAPAESFLVDGGPQTVGIIASVTRPFCGDCDRVRLTADGQVRDCLFARTESDLRTALRNGADDAELADRWRRAMLNKLPGHGINDPSFLQPSRPMSAIGG from the coding sequence ATGATCCAGGACGGGACGCGAACCGGTCTGGCGGACCGCTACGGCCGGACCGCGACCGACCTGCGGGTGTCGCTCACGGACCGTTGCAACCTGCGCTGCACGTACTGCATGCCGGAAGAGGGCCTGGACTGGCTCGCGAAACCCGAACTGCTCACCGACGACGAGGTCGTCCGCCTGGTGTCGGTCGCGGTCACGCACCTGGGCGTGCACGAGATCCGCTTCACCGGCGGCGAACCGCTGCTCCGGCGCGGCTTGGTCGGCATCGTCGCCCGTACGACGGAACTCGCGCCCCGCCCCGAGGTGTCGCTGACCACCAACGGGATCGGCCTCGCCCGGCAGGCCGTCGCGCTGAAGGAAGCCGGCCTGGACCGGGTGAATGTGAGCCTCGACACCGTCGACCAGGAAACGTTCAAGAACCTCACCCGCCGGGACCGTTTGCAGGACGTCGTCGCCGGGCTGGAGGCCGCGCACGACGCCGGCCTGACGCCGGTGAAAGTCAATGCGGTCCTCATGCGCGGTGTGAATGACTCGGATGCGCCGCAATTGCTGGAGTTCTGCCTCGAGCGCGGCTACGAATTGCGGTTCATCGAGCAGATGCCGCTGGACGCGCAGCACGGCTGGGACCGGACCACGATGATCACCGCGGACGAGATTCTCGCCCAGCTCACCGAGCGGTTCCATTTGACGCCGGACGACGCGTCGAAGCGGGGCAGCGCGCCGGCCGAGTCGTTCCTGGTCGACGGTGGACCGCAGACGGTCGGCATCATCGCGTCCGTCACGCGGCCGTTCTGCGGGGACTGCGACAGGGTCCGGCTGACCGCCGACGGGCAGGTGCGGGACTGCCTGTTCGCGCGCACCGAGTCCGACCTCCGGACCGCTCTGCGGAACGGCGCCGACGACGCCGAACTCGCCGACCGCTGGCGTCGCGCGATGCTCAACAAACTTCCGGGTCACGGCATCAACGACCCGAGCTTCCTGCAACCGTCCCGCCCGATGTCCGCGATCGGCGGTTGA